Proteins from a single region of Hordeum vulgare subsp. vulgare chromosome 6H, MorexV3_pseudomolecules_assembly, whole genome shotgun sequence:
- the LOC123405398 gene encoding uncharacterized protein LOC123405398 has translation MVQMIGKYGKNLKPPSYHEIRVKYLNLEVERTMNLVAEFKEEWKKTGCTIMSDGWTDRKRKSICNFSVNSSKGTVFLASVDTSEISKTADKIFEMIDEIVEIVGEDNVVQVVTDNAANYKAAGELLMEKRKKLFWTPCAAHCIDLILEDFKKKMKMHNVTIAKGRKICTCIYSRTVPLSWLREFTKGRELVRPAITRFATAYLTLGCLHELKGALVNMFSSNKWSGSKFSATREGKEVQQIVLDSRGVWPNVTIYLKDALPLIRVLRLVDSDEKPAMPFIYDEMSSAKQKIKLNFGNVKKRYKKIFEIIDDRWETQLHRPLHAAAYYLNPHCHYSDNFRAAEVKCGLYTCLEKMVPNLAERVKIDL, from the exons ATGGTTCAAATGATAGGCAAATATGGTAAAAATCTGAAGCCTCCATCATATCATGAAATACGAGTAAAATATCTCAATCTAGAAGTTGAGAGAACAATGAATCTGGTTGCTGAATTTAAAGAAGAGTGGAAAAAGACAGGTTGtacaattatgtcggatggctggACCGACAGAAAGAGAAAATCCATTTGCAACTTTTCGGTGAACAGCTCGAAAGGTACTGTGTTTTTGGCATCCGTTGATACTTCTGAAATTTCCAAAACAGCCGACAAGATTTTTGAAATGATAGATGAAATTGTTGAGATAGTAGGAGAGGACAATGTTGTGCAGGTTGTGACCGACAATGCGGCTAACTACAAGGCAGCGGGTGAACTTTTGATGGAAAAGAGGAAAAAGTTATTCTGGACACCATGTGCCGCACATTGCATTGATCTAATTCTTGAAGATTTCAAGAAAAAGATGAAGATGCACAATGTAACTATAGCAAAAGGTCGGAAAATATGCACATGTATTTATTCGAGAACAGTACCACTCTCTTGGCTGAGGGAGTTCACTAAAGGAAGAGAGTTAGTTaggccagcaatcacaagatttgCTACTGCATATTTGACATTGGGATGTCTACATGAACTGAAAGGTGCACTGGTCAACATGTTTAGTTCAAACAAGTGGAGCGGTAGCAAATTTTCTGCTACAAGAGAAGGCAAGGAAGTTCAGCAAATTGTATTGGATAGCCGTGGGGTTTGGCCTAATGTTACCATTTATCTTAAGGATGCGTTGCCACTTATAAGAGTTCTTCGATTGGTTGATTCGGATGAGAAGCCCGCTATGCCTTTTATTTATGATGAGATGAGCTCTGCAAAACAAAAGATAAAGCTAAATTTTGGCAATGTGAAGAAGAG GTATAAGAAAATATTCGAGATTATTGATGACAGATGGGAAACACAGCTCCATAGGCCTTTGCATGCTGCTGCATACTACCTAAATCCACATTGCCATTACAGTGACAATTTTAGGGCCGCGGAAGTGAAATGTGGCCTTTACACATGTCTCGAGAAAATGGTTCCTAATCTAGCTGAAAGAGTGAAGATAGACTTATAA